From the genome of Meiothermus sp. QL-1, one region includes:
- a CDS encoding DUF4926 domain-containing protein: MREHELVVLRRDKEEWDLEAGDVGTVVLVYPHGGYMVEFVDHEGNTLALLDLAEEEVAPLKGPALLRAKGA; the protein is encoded by the coding sequence ATGCGGGAGCACGAGCTAGTGGTCCTGAGGCGGGATAAGGAGGAGTGGGACCTGGAGGCGGGGGACGTGGGGACCGTGGTCCTGGTCTACCCCCACGGGGGTTACATGGTGGAGTTCGTGGACCACGAGGGGAACACCCTGGCCCTCCTGGACCTGGCCGAGGAGGAGGTGGCCCCCCTGAAGGGCCCTGCTCTCCTGCGGGCTAAGG